ATAAAAAATGAAAAACTAAAAAATTTAGTAACTGTATATGAAGTTAAATTATCAAAAGATGGAAGATATGCAGATATAACATTTTCAGTTTTAAATTATAAACAAAATATAAATAAAGAAAAAGTGTTAGAAGATTTAAATAAGGTCAAAGGTTATTTTAGAAAAAGATTAAGTGAAGAATTAACTATAAGATATGTACCTGAAATAAGAGTACATTTAGATGATAGTGTAGAGTATGCTGTTAAAATTTCAAATCTTATAGATGAAGTTTTAGACAAAAAATAAAATTCATGTTAAAATAATATGATTAGAAAAAAATTAGGAGGTAAAAATGTATAATTTAGAAATTAATGAAAACTTATTAGCAACAGTAAAAATAGTAGTAGAAGGTGAAGAATTTAAATCAGCAAAGGAAGAAATTTTAAATAAATTTAAAAATACACAAATAGATGGATTTAGAAAAGGTAAAGCACCATTAGACGTTGTTGAAAAACATTTCGAAGGACAAATAAGAGAAGAAATTTTTACTAAATTAATAAATAAAGAATTTTCAAAAGCAATAGAAGAAAAGAATGTTGAACCTGTTTCAAGATTAGAAGTAGTAAGTGATAATATAACAAAAGATAAGGTAGAAGCAGTAATAACGTTTGCAGTAAGACCTGAATTTGAATTACCAGAATATAAAGGTTTAGAAGTTGAAATTGATGATTTACCAGAAGTTGATGATGAAGCAGTTAATAAATCAGTAGAAAATGTAGCAGCTAGACTTAAAACTTATGAAAAAGTTGAAGGAAAAGATACTGCTGAAAAAGGAGATATAGTAAATATTAATTTTGAAGGATTTGTTGATGGTACTGCATTTGAAGGTGGAAAATCAGAAAACTTTGACTTAGAATTAGGATCTCATTCATTTATAGATACTTTTGAAGATCAAATAGTAGGACATAAATTAGATGAAGAATTTGAAGTAAATGTTAAATTCCCAGAAGAATATCATGCAGAAAACTTAAAAGGAAAACCTGCTATGTTTAAGGTTAA
This is a stretch of genomic DNA from Oceanivirga salmonicida. It encodes these proteins:
- the rbfA gene encoding 30S ribosome-binding factor RbfA, with the translated sequence MNERRVKGLEKEISRKIGNILLTEIKNEKLKNLVTVYEVKLSKDGRYADITFSVLNYKQNINKEKVLEDLNKVKGYFRKRLSEELTIRYVPEIRVHLDDSVEYAVKISNLIDEVLDKK
- the tig gene encoding trigger factor — its product is MYNLEINENLLATVKIVVEGEEFKSAKEEILNKFKNTQIDGFRKGKAPLDVVEKHFEGQIREEIFTKLINKEFSKAIEEKNVEPVSRLEVVSDNITKDKVEAVITFAVRPEFELPEYKGLEVEIDDLPEVDDEAVNKSVENVAARLKTYEKVEGKDTAEKGDIVNINFEGFVDGTAFEGGKSENFDLELGSHSFIDTFEDQIVGHKLDEEFEVNVKFPEEYHAENLKGKPAMFKVKLNSIKEVKMPEINDELAKKQGYDTLEDYKTFVKSNLEAQRLEQLNNMKYQKVIDKIVKSATITVPEVLITEEKDREIEAFKKQLAQYGQNLETFLTSSKKTMEEFEKDALGKAEEVVKFRLIASEIIKKENLEVTKDDINEQLNNMATGYNMTREQLVEELKKMNILENYTNEIANNIIGGKLKDLLLTK